From the Desulfuromonadaceae bacterium genome, the window AGGGCCGGCCACCTGTTCCAGGGGAGATACAAAGCGATCCTCGTCGAGGCCGATGAATATGCCGCTGAACTTTCCCGCTACATCCATCTGAATCCGGTCAGGGGCACAATGGTTGCCAGACCCGAGGAATACCGCTGGTCCAGCTATCGTTGCTACATCGGCCAAAACAGGGCACCCGAATGGCTGAAAACGGATTTCATCCTCGGTTATTTCGGCGGGGATAACGCAAAAGCGCACAAGAGGTATCGGGAGTTTGTCGAAGACCTTCTTGTCAGGGAATACGACAATCCGCTGAAAGAGGTGGTCGCCTCGACAGTGCTGGGGAGTCCGGAATTTGTTGCTGAAGTGTCGGAGCGGAATCTCGGAGGTCACCGGGATGTGAGGAATGTTCCAGCGCTAAAGCAACTGACGCAGCGACTGTCAATGGATGAAATCATTGCAACGGTCGCGACAGTTGATCTGCGGGACGAAAAGCTGTTGAGAAATCTCGGCATCTATTGTTGCCAGAAATACAGCGGCGCAAAACTCAAAGAGATCGGGGAACGCTTTGGGATAAGCGATGCGGCCATCTCTCAAGCCAGCCGGAGATTGACAATAAAAGCCGAAAAAGACCGTGAATTGAAGACATTGATTGAACGGCTGGAGGCAAGTTTTGAAAGTGTCAGAAGTTGAGACGTGACCCCTTTTTGTGTTTCTGACTCCCATTTTCGCCGCATCCACACATCCAGAGAGATCCTCCGTGATCATCTTGCCCAGCGACTGACTCAAGGGCGCTGGCCACGCTCCGCTCTGCCGCGCTCGCGCTTGCGGCACTGGTTGGCCAATCTGCGCCGACAGGTTCAGGCGCATCTGACCAACGGCTGGA encodes:
- a CDS encoding transposase, with the protein product MARPLRIEYSGAHYHVTSRGNEQKDVFKSQKDREKFLSYLESAVVRYGAIIHAYCLMSNHYHLLLETPAGNLSQIMRHINGAYTSYFNVKRKRAGHLFQGRYKAILVEADEYAAELSRYIHLNPVRGTMVARPEEYRWSSYRCYIGQNRAPEWLKTDFILGYFGGDNAKAHKRYREFVEDLLVREYDNPLKEVVASTVLGSPEFVAEVSERNLGGHRDVRNVPALKQLTQRLSMDEIIATVATVDLRDEKLLRNLGIYCCQKYSGAKLKEIGERFGISDAAISQASRRLTIKAEKDRELKTLIERLEASFESVRS